The DNA region GGAAAGGATCGGCGGGGTCGTCGTTGTGGAGCTCGCAGATCCAGTTCTGGAAAGACTGGGCGCGCAGGCTGGCGACGGCGCGGGGGAGCAACGCGTGGCGGCGGTACGTCGGGAGGAAGACGCGGACGCGCGCGGTGGAAGACTCAGGCGGAGACGCGTTCAAAGATGCGGTTGTGGCCGACGTTGAGGACGTTTTTGAAACCGAGGGACGGCATGATCTGGACGGCGCGGGTGACGGCTTCGTGGCCTTTCCAGAAGGTGGTGCCGGGGAGATCGCCGCCGGCGTCGTCAGCGACGAGCCAGCCGCCGAGGGGAATTTTGGCGGAGAAGGTTTTGAAGTCGGCGAGCGCGCCGTCGTAGCTGTGATCGCCGTCCACGTACACGATGTGGAACTCGGCTTTGTTGAGGTCGCGAAGGATGTCGGGGGCGTTGGAGAAACCGCGGTACACGCGGACCGCGTCGAAGTTGAGGCCGTGATGAGCGAAGTGGGCGGCGAGGATCGCGGGGTAGTCCTCGTTGGCGTAGAAGTTGGCGTTGTCGATCTGCTCGCGGAAACGGCGGTCGAGGCGGTAGCGGATTTTATTGAGGAGCTTCAGGGTCGGCGCGGGTTGCCCGGCGAGCGGGCCGAGGGCGGAGACTTCGACGTCGAGGGCGAGTTCGCGAGCGAGGAGGGACCAGAGGGAGATGACCTGGCCTTTGAAGACGCCGATCTCGAGAGCGCGGACGGAGCCGAAGCGTTTCGCGGCGGCGGCGAGGAGGCTGGCCCACATGGCGTGAAAGGCGGGGTCGCCAAAGCCGAGTTTGTTTTCTTCGACGTGGCGGCGGTGGGCGGCGAGGAGTGGATCGGCCCAGGTGGCGGCAGTGAGGCGGGCGTGGAGCGCGTCGTTGTGCGCGGCGGTGTTTTCGTAGGCGGCGACGAGCTGGTCGAACGGGATCACGGTGGAGGCGTTCATGCGGTGAGGCGGCGGGCGAGGCGCCAGCCGAGGAGTTGGGAGAGGAGTTGAAAGCGGCCGCTGGCGGGGAACGGGCGCGGGCTGCCGCCGAGGGCGAGGCTGCGGCGTTCGGCGTCGCGGGATAGGTCAGGGGAAGACGGATACAGCTCGAAGGCGGCCCATTTCCAAGCGAAGGCGGCGGCGGCGGTTGAGCGCGGGGAGGAGTCGGCGGCGAGGAGGTGGCTGAGGGTGAGCTCGACGGAGCGGTGGAGGGAGGCGAGGGCGCGCGGGTCTTTGCGGCGGCTGAGGGAGCCGGAGAGATTGGAGCGGTAGAAGCTGCGGGCATCGGGGCAGAAGACGATGCCGGTGGAGGCGAGGGCGACGCGGGCGAAGTATTCGCCGTCGTCGTTGAGCGAGAGGGATTCATCCCAAGGGCCGGCGGCGTCGAGGAGCGCGCGGGGGGCGAGCCAGGCGGCGGGGTGCATCATGGAGATGGTTTCGAAGTTGAGTTGAAGGAACTCGATGCCGGTGAGATCGCGGGCGTTGGGCGGGGGCGGTTGAGGAAAGGTAATACTGGAGCGAGTGCTGGGCTCGCCGTTGTGGAGAAACTCGCGGTCGACGCGTACCCAGGAAGCGGAGGCGAGCGCGCGGGGACCGAGTGGAATCAGGCGGTCGAGCTGGATCGTGATTTTATCGGGGGCGATCCAGTCGTCGGCGTCGAGGAACTGGATGTAGTCGCCGCGAGCGAGGCGGAGGGCGTGGTTGCGGGCGGCGCTGGCTCCGCGGTTAGGCTGGGTGACGACGCGGATGCTGGCGGCGGAATGGGCGGACGCGAAAGCGTTCGCGAGTGCGAGGGTGGTGTCGGTCGATCCGTCATCGACGACGATGAGCTCGGTGTTGGGCCAGGTCTGCGCGAGAGCGGAGCGGAGCGTGGTGTCGATCCAAGGAGCGGCGTTGTAAGCCGGGATGAGGATGGAGAGGAGGGGGGGAATGAAGAGTGAGGGGTGAAGGGTGAATGTTGAAAGGCGGAGGGACGGAGCCGGAAATAGTGGGAGGCGGTTAAGATTTATTTGGTGGGTGAGGTGAAGCGGCGCCAGTTGGTTTGAAAGTACCAGCGTTTGGAGTCGGCGACGTAGTGGTGCATGACGGCGCGGCAGGCGTGAGACTCGGGGGGCTTGGGGCAGAGCACGTAATCGGCGGGCGGAGGAACGGTGCAGGTGCGGCCGGCTAGCAGGACGGCGGCGAGGGCTTGTTCTTGGTAGTACTGCGGACCGCCGCGGGCGAGGAGGGTGTGGCAGGCGTATTCGAAGCGGGACCAATTGATGTCGTCGCTGCGCAGACCGAGGAGTCCGGTGTTGACGCGCTCGGGGACGGGTTGTCCGGCGACCTCGGCGAGGAGGGCGAGTGGGTAGCCGTAGGCGTTGGCGAGATCTTCGGCGCGGAGCGGTTGTGTCGGGTGATCGAGCCAGGCGAGCAGCGCGTCGGGTCGGCGGAAAAAGAGGAGATCGGAGTCGATGAGCAGACGCCAGCCGATGAGGCCAGCGTGGGGATCGGTGAGCTTGCGGAGGAGTGGAAATTCGCGGCGGCGCTGGCGGAGAGACGGGAAGTTTTTCTCAGGAAGCGCGGCGTCGAGACGGGCTTCGATTTCGGCGCTGGTGAGAATGGTGGTGGCGGGAAAGAGGCGGAGGATGGGGTCGGAGAATTCGGGCGTGAGCGTGCCGTCGTCGAGGAGGACGGGTGCGAGCGGGCGTTGGGCGGCGTGGGCGAAACTCCAGAGGCAGAAGGCGGTTTGATACCAGTAGCGGCGGCCGGTGAGCAGGTGGAGTGTGACGGGCGCGGAGTCGGAAGGTGTGGGAAGCAGCGGCAGGTGGTGGGCGGCGGCTTCCATGGCGGTGCGACCTTGTTCAGTGCGGCGTTGTTCGAAGGGGCCGCCGGCGGAGAAGAATTTTTGCACGGCTCCGACCGGCGCGTGGTAGGCGCGGTAGATGAAACGTCCGGCGAGCTGGCGGGGATTCATGAGAGGGCGGCGGAGTTGGCGGAGTGGAAGAGACGGTCGTAGTCGGCGGCGTCGAGCGTGCGGACGCGCGAGTAGGGAGCGTTGCGCAGGCGAAGGAGGCGCGCGGCGAAAGCGGGGCCGAGGAGACGGGCTAGTTTTTGGAAGCCGGGCTGGCCGAGGCGGACGAGCGGGCCGCGTGGAGAGTTTTTCCAGAGGGAAAACATGCGGCGGGTGAAGTCGGGGGCGAAGCCGCGCGGGAGGCTGCGCCAGGAGAGGAAGGCGCGTTCGCCGACGATGGTGCGGGCGGAGAGGGTGGCGTCGGTGCGCGGGCAGCTTGCGGCGAAGGACTCCATGAGCGGGAGGGCGGCGGCGGCGAGTTTCTCCCACTGGAGGCTGTAGCGATCTTCTGAATGCACCCCGGCGGCACAGAGCGAGGCGTCGACTTTTCCGATGCGGGCGGGATGCGTGCAGAGGTTGTAGAAGAGCCAGACATCGCCGGCGGGATCGAAGCGGCGCTCGGGCGGGACGAGCGGCGAGGCGAGGGCGCGGAGGAGGTACTCGCGGCGGTAGATCGGATTGTGCGGCGCGGGCTGGATCGTGAGGAAGAGTTCGGCGGGCTCGGTGGTGCGGGGGAGTTTTTCGGCGGGTTCGAAGACGGGCGGGGCGTCGGGGGAGGTAGTGTTGTTTTTGGCGCGGGCCATGTCGGCGTAGAGGACGTCGAAGGAGGACGCGGCGGTGAGCGAGCCGAGTTGGGCGGTGAATTTTTCCGGGGGGATGAGGTCGTCGGAGTCGAGGAAGAGAATCCATTCGCCGTGGGCGGCGGTGAGGCCGGTGTGGCGGGCGACGATGGAGCCCTGGTTGGGTTGACGGAGAAACGTGACGGGGTGGCCGGCGTCGAAAGCGGCGAGTTGTTCGCTGAGTGGAGGCGTGGAGCCGTCGTCGATGAGGAGGATTTCAGCGGGTTGACCGAATGCGTTGAGCGCGGCGGCGGCGCTGCGGAGGGTGTGGCGGAGCGGGGCGAGGCGGTTGAAAGCCGGGATGATGATGGAGGCGGCGATCATGCGGAGGGCGAGCGGGCTTCAACAAAGCGGCGGGCGGTGTGGAGATCAAGGTAGGCCCAGATGGCGGCGTGGCGGCGGCGTGCCCGGAGAATGGAGACGTTGGTGCGGGCGTGGCGGAGAAGCGAGGCGAGGATGCGCGGCCATTCGGCGAGGCGGATGTGGCGGGCGAAGGAGGCGGCGTGACTGGCGAGAGCAGCGGAGACGAGCAGGCCGGAGAGTTCGTTGGCGGGGGAACGGCGGGCGCGGTCGGCGAGTTGGGCGAAGGCGGCGCGGTCGAGTGGTGCGTGGCGGAGGTAGGACGCGGTGAGCAGGGCCTTCATCTCGGCGGCGAGGAGGGAGCTGGATTCGCGGGCGGTGGCGACGGTCCACGCGAAGTTCACGAGCGGCTGCGGGTGAAAAAGAAGCGGGAAGCGCATGGCGCGTTCGCGGATGGGTTCCATCGCGAGAAAGGGCGTTTCGGGCGGGACGATGAAGTCGGCGAGGTGCGGGCCGGAGCGGATGAGAGCGGAGCCGTTGGAGTGGACGAGGGAGTCGAGGTGGCGTTCGTGAGGCCAGGAGAAGGCGGCTGGTTGCGAGCTGGGAAAGTCTGCGATGGGCCAGATGGTGCGGCCGGTGTCGGTCCAGGTTGTATCCGGGTTTTCCTGCCAGATGCGCATGTTGGACCAGGCGACCTGGGTGGAAGGGTTTTTATCCAAGAGGGCGACGAGGGTTTCGAGGAAGGAGGGTTCCCAAGAGTTGTCGTCTTCGAGGAGGCAGACGTAGCGCTCGGCGCAGGGTTGGAAGACGAGGTTGAAGGTGCGGTTGGGGCCGAGATTTTTTTCGTGTTGAACGAGGCGGATGCGCGGGTCGGCGGTTTGGGTGACGAGCTGCGCGGGGAAAGGATCGTCGGGGGCGTCGTTGTGGAGTTCGCAGGTCCAGTCGGTGAAGGTTTGCGCGAGTAGGCTCGCGAGGGCGCGGGGGAGCAGGTGGTTGCGCCGGTAGGTGAGGAGGTAGACGCGGACGGCGGCGGGCATGGGAGATCAGCGAGCGCGTGGCGGATAAGCGCGGCCTTCGAAGTGGCCGCAGGTGCCGGACCAGCGGATGAGGGCGGCGGGGCTGCGCCAGGCGCCGAGGGTGAACCAGGCTTTGAGGCGGCGGAGGTGGAGCGTCCAAGGCGCGATCGGCGGCCAGGGGCTGGCATCATGGAGGAGGAGGAGTTGGGTCCATGATTTTTGAATACCGTGGTTGAGACGGGCGAGGTATCGCGGAGTGAGGCGGGACGGCGGGATGAGGTGGGTGAGGCTGAGGGCGGGAACGTAGGCGACTTCCCAGCCGGAACGCAGAACGGAGAAGATGAGGTCGTTGTCGCCGGCGGAGGTAAGCTCGGTACCGCGGCGGTCGGTGAGCGAGGAGGTGTTTTCGAGCCATGCGGTGATGGCGGAGCGGCGGAGGGCCATGCCGGCGCCGATGGGGGCAAAGTCGGGGTATTGGTTGCGCGTGGCGCCGGGCGGGCGGAGGCCGGTGGAGATTTTTTCGGCGGGGCCGAGATCGCGGAGGGCGAGGAGCGGAAAGAATTCGCGGCGCCAGTCGTTGTGCTGAATTGTTTTCGTGAACTCGGGGAGGGATTTTCCGCCGAGAGCGCCAACGCGGGGGAGGCGGGCGAAGGCGGCGAGGGTTTCCGCAAGGTAGTCGGGGGCGAGGACGTTGTCGTCATCGACGAGGATCACGAACTCGGTGGTGGCGGCGCGGAGTCCGACGCGGCGGGCGGCGGTGAGGCCAAGGGTGGGCTCGTGAAGGAGGCGGAGATTGGGCGGAGCGTGGGAGACGAACTCGTCGGGCGTGAGCGCGGGCGAGGAGGCGTTGTCGATGAGAAGGGTTTGCCAGCGGTCGGACGGGAGCGATTGAAGACGGAGGCCTTCGAGCGTGCGCTGGAGGCGCGGGCGGGCGGGGTTGTGGGCGCAAATGATGACGGTGATGTCCACGGGGGGCACTTAGGACCGAGGCGTTTCAGACAAGGACCATTCCCAGGGGAAGTGGACGGGGCCGGTCACTTCGGTGCCGGGTGAGCGCGGGTGGAAGTCGCGGCCGAGGTAGTCGAAGGTGAGAGCGTCGGGCTTGTAGTCGTAATCCTGATTCGCGTCGCCGAGCCAGAAGGAGGCGCGGTAGGTGTCGCTCCGGAGTGGCGGCAGGGTGACGCGACCGGTGATGATGCCGGATGAGGAGGCGGAAGGATTCCACTCGGGGCCGGTCATGCGGGTGTTAGCTCCGAAGATGGGTTGACCGAAGCGGGTGTAGAGATGGATGCCGACGACGGGCGGGCGGAGCGGGGTGGGCGAGCGGAAGGCGACGTTGAAGACGAGGTCGCCGGATTGGAGGCGGGCGGTGTCGATCTCGGCGTAGAGCATAGACGGCTGGTCGGGGCGTGGAGAGAAGTCGGCGCGCGAGACAGTGCCGGTGGCCAGGTAGCCGGAGATGGTTTCGCGGATGGGGCCGCTGGCGCGGACCTGGCCGCGTTCGAGCCAGATGCCCTGGTTGCAGATATCGAGGAGGGCGCTGGTGTTGTGGCTGACGAAGAGGACGGTGCGGCCGGAGCCGGTGGAGACCTCGCGCATCTTGCCGAGGCATTTTTTTTGGAAGGCGGCGTCACCGACGGCGAGGACTTCGTCGACGATGAGAATCTCGGGTTCGAGGTGGGCGGCGACGGCGAAGGCGAGGCGGACGTACATGCCGCTCGAGTAGCGCTTCACGGGCGTGTCGAGGAACTGCTCGACCTCGGCGAAGGCGACGATCTCGTCGAATTTTTTGCGGATCTCGGCGCGGGTCATGCCGAGTATGGCGCCGTTGAGGAAGATGTTTTCGCGTCCGCTGAGTTCGCCGTGGAAGCCGGTGCCGACCTCAAGGAGCGAAGCGACGCGGCCATTGAGCGTGATGCGGCCGGTGGTGGGTTCGGTGATACGCGAGAGAACTTTGAGGAGCGTGGATTTGCCGGCGCCGTTGCGGCCGACGATGCCGACGATGTCGCCGCGGTTGATGGTGAAGTTGACGTCGCGGAGGGCGTGGAACTCGGAATCGGAAGAAGGTGGCGTGGACGACGGACGGAGACGGGAGAGGAGGTTGCGCGCGGTGTTGCTGAGTGAATCGCGTAGGCTCGTGTGGCGCGGCGCGGAGCCGAGGCGGTAGCGCTTCGAGAGGTTTTCGACGGTGATAATGGGCTCGGCAGACATGGTTAGATCACGTCGGAAAAGTGGCGTTCGGTTTTGCGGAAGTACCAGAGTCCGGTGATGAGGAGCAGCGCGGTGATGGGCAGGGAAATGGCCAGGCCGGAGGGATCGAATTGGGTGCGTCCGCCGAGGAGGCACCAGCGGAAACCTTCGACCATGCTGGTGAGGGGATTGAGGGCGAGGAGGTCGCGCCAGTTAGGAAGGAGATCGGTGCGGTAGCCGACGGGTGTTACAAACATGCCGATCTGGAGGATGAACGGGGCGATGAAACGGAAGTCGCGGAATTTGACGGTGAGGGCGGTGATCCAGAGTCCGGCGCCGAGGGCGATGAGGAGGGTGCCGAGGGTGAAGAGGGGAAGCAGGAGGAGTCTCCAGGTTGGCCATACATCGAAGGCGGCCATCACGGGGAGGGTGAGCGCGAGCAGGATGAGCATGTCGAGCAGCGCGACGGCGAGCG from Nibricoccus aquaticus includes:
- a CDS encoding class I SAM-dependent methyltransferase, whose product is MNASTVIPFDQLVAAYENTAAHNDALHARLTAATWADPLLAAHRRHVEENKLGFGDPAFHAMWASLLAAAAKRFGSVRALEIGVFKGQVISLWSLLARELALDVEVSALGPLAGQPAPTLKLLNKIRYRLDRRFREQIDNANFYANEDYPAILAAHFAHHGLNFDAVRVYRGFSNAPDILRDLNKAEFHIVYVDGDHSYDGALADFKTFSAKIPLGGWLVADDAGGDLPGTTFWKGHEAVTRAVQIMPSLGFKNVLNVGHNRIFERVSA
- a CDS encoding glycosyltransferase family 2 protein; its protein translation is MPQAPRVSRLPRRHAPLRRRLQTLVLSNQLAPLHLTHQINLNRLPLFPAPSLRLSTFTLHPSLFIPPLLSILIPAYNAAPWIDTTLRSALAQTWPNTELIVVDDGSTDTTLALANAFASAHSAASIRVVTQPNRGASAARNHALRLARGDYIQFLDADDWIAPDKITIQLDRLIPLGPRALASASWVRVDREFLHNGEPSTRSSITFPQPPPPNARDLTGIEFLQLNFETISMMHPAAWLAPRALLDAAGPWDESLSLNDDGEYFARVALASTGIVFCPDARSFYRSNLSGSLSRRKDPRALASLHRSVELTLSHLLAADSSPRSTAAAAFAWKWAAFELYPSSPDLSRDAERRSLALGGSPRPFPASGRFQLLSQLLGWRLARRLTA
- a CDS encoding glycosyltransferase family 2 protein produces the protein MIAASIIIPAFNRLAPLRHTLRSAAAALNAFGQPAEILLIDDGSTPPLSEQLAAFDAGHPVTFLRQPNQGSIVARHTGLTAAHGEWILFLDSDDLIPPEKFTAQLGSLTAASSFDVLYADMARAKNNTTSPDAPPVFEPAEKLPRTTEPAELFLTIQPAPHNPIYRREYLLRALASPLVPPERRFDPAGDVWLFYNLCTHPARIGKVDASLCAAGVHSEDRYSLQWEKLAAAALPLMESFAASCPRTDATLSARTIVGERAFLSWRSLPRGFAPDFTRRMFSLWKNSPRGPLVRLGQPGFQKLARLLGPAFAARLLRLRNAPYSRVRTLDAADYDRLFHSANSAALS
- a CDS encoding glycosyltransferase family 2 protein, whose translation is MPAAVRVYLLTYRRNHLLPRALASLLAQTFTDWTCELHNDAPDDPFPAQLVTQTADPRIRLVQHEKNLGPNRTFNLVFQPCAERYVCLLEDDNSWEPSFLETLVALLDKNPSTQVAWSNMRIWQENPDTTWTDTGRTIWPIADFPSSQPAAFSWPHERHLDSLVHSNGSALIRSGPHLADFIVPPETPFLAMEPIRERAMRFPLLFHPQPLVNFAWTVATARESSSLLAAEMKALLTASYLRHAPLDRAAFAQLADRARRSPANELSGLLVSAALASHAASFARHIRLAEWPRILASLLRHARTNVSILRARRRHAAIWAYLDLHTARRFVEARSPSA
- a CDS encoding glycosyltransferase family 2 protein; this translates as MDITVIICAHNPARPRLQRTLEGLRLQSLPSDRWQTLLIDNASSPALTPDEFVSHAPPNLRLLHEPTLGLTAARRVGLRAATTEFVILVDDDNVLAPDYLAETLAAFARLPRVGALGGKSLPEFTKTIQHNDWRREFFPLLALRDLGPAEKISTGLRPPGATRNQYPDFAPIGAGMALRRSAITAWLENTSSLTDRRGTELTSAGDNDLIFSVLRSGWEVAYVPALSLTHLIPPSRLTPRYLARLNHGIQKSWTQLLLLHDASPWPPIAPWTLHLRRLKAWFTLGAWRSPAALIRWSGTCGHFEGRAYPPRAR
- a CDS encoding ABC transporter ATP-binding protein, which encodes MSAEPIITVENLSKRYRLGSAPRHTSLRDSLSNTARNLLSRLRPSSTPPSSDSEFHALRDVNFTINRGDIVGIVGRNGAGKSTLLKVLSRITEPTTGRITLNGRVASLLEVGTGFHGELSGRENIFLNGAILGMTRAEIRKKFDEIVAFAEVEQFLDTPVKRYSSGMYVRLAFAVAAHLEPEILIVDEVLAVGDAAFQKKCLGKMREVSTGSGRTVLFVSHNTSALLDICNQGIWLERGQVRASGPIRETISGYLATGTVSRADFSPRPDQPSMLYAEIDTARLQSGDLVFNVAFRSPTPLRPPVVGIHLYTRFGQPIFGANTRMTGPEWNPSASSSGIITGRVTLPPLRSDTYRASFWLGDANQDYDYKPDALTFDYLGRDFHPRSPGTEVTGPVHFPWEWSLSETPRS
- a CDS encoding ABC transporter permease — its product is MEAGRADLHYWRDLWRYRELAVLLAWRDIQVRYKQAVLGITWALIQPAVQTVLLWFVFGKLAKMPAGDESIPYPFLVLSGLLPWQLFSAAFNNAGNSLVGNSHLISKVYFPRLIMPLSALAVALLDMLILLALTLPVMAAFDVWPTWRLLLLPLFTLGTLLIALGAGLWITALTVKFRDFRFIAPFILQIGMFVTPVGYRTDLLPNWRDLLALNPLTSMVEGFRWCLLGGRTQFDPSGLAISLPITALLLITGLWYFRKTERHFSDVI